GAAAGACAAGACATATCAACTATCGGTCAGTCTTTCGagttataaaaacaaaacaaaatctgTGCAAATGTTATACGCTTGAAAGGCGGTGCATGGGAAAATAAATGACAAGTACTATTTAAAAGGCATCAACCTCTGAATATTCCCTTCGCCATTTTCTTCTTAATATAATTGTGGGAGATCCTTCTTCCACCGCGAGTGTTTTTGGAGTTGCTGGTGACACACTGGTTTGGGATTTAAAGATGGTTGCTGCGAGGTGGAACTGTTTTAGTTTTCAGTTGGTTATTGCGATtagctttatttttattatagctGAGGTTTGCAATAGAGGAAGAACCAGCAGTTTCGTAAGGAATAGTGACTTGTCTCGTGATATGCCACTGGACAGCGATGTGTTCCGGGTGCCTCCCGGCTACAATGCTCCCCAACAGGtatgttttctctttttttcttttttatctatTTCCTGTTCATATAAATTTCCTGCTTGTTAAATGGTTAATCTTGTGATAGGCAGCTGAAGTTTCTTGAAGGACCCTTTTCCGTTTCTAAATGATCAGTTTTAGGAATCTATTTCAAAACTGTGAAGCCTTTCTTCCAATTGATTTAGTTGGGTTAATATTGTTTGATGATTCAACTGAAGGTTCATACAACACAAGGGGACCATCTGGGGAATGCTGTGATCGTCTCTTGGGTAACTCCGGATGAACCTGGTTCAAATTCAGTCTTTTACTGGGCTGAAAACAGTGAACTCAAAAACAGTGCACAAGGCATTGTTCTTACTTACAAGTACTTCAATTACACTTCTGGTTTCATTCACCATTGCACCATCAGGGATTTGGAGGTTTGTACTTCCTCTGCTTTGTTTGAAATCTATGACATGAAAATATAATAGATTCTGCTTCTGGTCGGCCTAATTTCAGTTAGGTTTGTAGTTTGATACCAAGTATTACTACGAAGTTGGGATCGGGAATTCATCGAGACGATTCTGGTTTGTAACTCCCCCTGCAATTGGCCCTGACGTACCATACACTTTTGGTCTCATAGGTATTGTTAATGACTTTGTACGGAGGATTTAAGCCATAAAGTAACTTGTTGAAGTGATTTTtacatttcaaaatttatcatGTGGGATGCTACATGTGTATCCTGGTCTTACAATGTTGAGCATTTGAGTAGGTGATCTCGGGCAAACTCATGATTCAAACAGCACGCTCACCCATTATGAGTTAAACCCTGCAAAAGGACAGACACTGTTGTTCTTGGGAGACCTCTCCTATGCGGATGCCTATCCATTTCATGACAACGCAAGATGGGATACTTGGGGAAGGTTTATTGAGCGAAATGCGGCATATCAACCTTGGATATGGACTGCTGGAAATCACGAAATTGATGTTGTTCCCGCAATAGTAGGCAACTTCCTGCTTTCTCCCTTGTCATTTTCTTATGAGTCGATGCATTAAACTAGTTAACTAAAGTTTTTTTCCCTTTAACTTTCAATTAATGCTTGCCTTATATCAGAATCATAATTAGCATAAGCGTATTAATTAAGCAATTGCGGTTTTGTTTCAGAGGGAAGTTATACCTTTCAAGCCCTACACACACCGTTATCATGTACCCTATACAGCATCAGGGAGTACATCTCCTCTTTGGTACTCCATCAAGAGAGCTTCAACGTATATCATTGTCTTGTCTTCCTACTCAGCTTATGgtattaattttactatttaactTATTTGTGTGTTGTCAAACAGGCAATAGCAGTCTATAACACATAATTAAATGATGAGCATATGGCATTCCATTTTAGTAGACTTTTCACTAGAACTTATGGTGATTCATCTTATTACATTAGTGGGAAAAAAAAACTTCATGAGGAAAACTTGGTTCATTGTTTTCTGCCTCATGTAAAAGAACCATGAAGTTGTAGTTAGCTGCCTTTTAAGTTTGAACTGTTTGTATGCATGTAGCTGATGAAGATATCTGGAAATATGTCAATTATCTACTGAAAATGCCTATTGCAGGGACATCCACACCTCAGTACAAATGGCTTGAAAGGGAGCTTCCAAAAGTGAACAGGACAGAAACACCATGGCTCATTGTTCTTATGCATTCTCCTTTTTACAACAGTTATGTACATCATTATATGGAAGGGGAGTCCATGagagtaagttttgagccatggtTTGTGGAGTACAAGGTTGATGTTGTATTCGCTGGACACGTCCATGCCTATGAGAGATCCGTAAGTTCACATCCTCTGTTCTAGAATTTTACTTGGAAAAAAAACTTCGCGAGTTATTGCAGTTACATAATGGTCCTTTGGCCTTACAATGCAGTATGTTTCTTCCTAATTTGATACTCACATCTcattgatttgataatttttgtaacaCTGACTGCAGGAACGCATATCGAATATTGCGTATAACATTGTTAATGGATTGTGCACTCCCATAAAGGATCCATCTGCTCCAGTGTACTTGACCATTGGAGATGGAGGAAATCTGGAAGGATTGGTGAAAGAGTATGCAATCTCGTTTTAAGATCCATCTCTCCTTGAATCAAAATTCTGTC
The sequence above is drawn from the Gossypium hirsutum isolate 1008001.06 chromosome A05, Gossypium_hirsutum_v2.1, whole genome shotgun sequence genome and encodes:
- the LOC121229438 gene encoding purple acid phosphatase 2; amino-acid sequence: MVAARWNCFSFQLVIAISFIFIIAEVCNRGRTSSFVRNSDLSRDMPLDSDVFRVPPGYNAPQQVHTTQGDHLGNAVIVSWVTPDEPGSNSVFYWAENSELKNSAQGIVLTYKYFNYTSGFIHHCTIRDLEFDTKYYYEVGIGNSSRRFWFVTPPAIGPDVPYTFGLIGDLGQTHDSNSTLTHYELNPAKGQTLLFLGDLSYADAYPFHDNARWDTWGRFIERNAAYQPWIWTAGNHEIDVVPAIREVIPFKPYTHRYHVPYTASGSTSPLWYSIKRASTYIIVLSSYSAYGTSTPQYKWLERELPKVNRTETPWLIVLMHSPFYNSYVHHYMEGESMRVSFEPWFVEYKVDVVFAGHVHAYERSERISNIAYNIVNGLCTPIKDPSAPVYLTIGDGGNLEGLVKEMTEPQPNYSAYREASFGHGILEIKNRTHAYFGWHRNQDGYAVEADSLWLHNRYWSVSDSEELSVATATI